In Nicotiana tabacum cultivar K326 chromosome 19, ASM71507v2, whole genome shotgun sequence, one DNA window encodes the following:
- the LOC107787877 gene encoding putative UDP-glucuronate:xylan alpha-glucuronosyltransferase 4, whose product MALSKPKSFTFALIFLSLFLLYLTLTCRLRPKRRELPISLLEKTTSFRQNNLPMQHVTRLPQWFRLLQDEIKDKTLKIGLVNFNDVSFFDYVGLHGAENMETFDVKFPRVSDKIKWKDLFPEWIDEDEVSTKPKCPEIPMPVFEEYEQLDVVVAKVPCKRRVGSRDVFRLQVNLVVASLLVRISGGRWNNNKRPLYAVFIGDCGPMWEIFRCEDVLLHEENLWVYKPELKRLKQKVLMPVGSCQLARPFPEQGQEIWSKYAASAFDKTIYKPREAYVTVLHSSEAYVCGAIALAQSIIQTNSTRDLVLLADDSISSKSLLGLRSAGWKIKKIKRIRSPHAEKNAYNEWNYSKLRIWQLSEYDKVIFIDSDFVVFRNIDQFFSYPELSAAGNDGYIFNSGVMIIEPSKCKFHNLMNKRFEVGSYNGGDQGFLNEIFVWWHRWPSKLNTLKIFGNSSHRDLRDDSYAVHYLGLKPWMCYEDYDCNWDRVESQIFASDSAHERWWKVYKKMPMELRQYCALTPEMDARIIKWRGRAKKAKFSNGHWRIQVKDPRRISY is encoded by the exons ATGGCATTGTCTAAGCCAAAATCCTTTACGTTTGCTCTCATATTTCTCTCCCTTTTCCTCCTCTACCTAACTCTAACTTGCAGACTAAGACCAAAACGTCGTGAACTTCCAATCTCCCTCCTAGAAAAAACAACTTCTTTTAGACAAAATAATTTGCCCATGCAACATGTCACCAGACTACCTCAATGGTTTAGACTTTTGCAAGACGAAATCAAGGACAAAACACTAAAAATCGGCCTCGTCAACTTTAACGATGTCTCGTTTTTCGACTACGTCGGATTGCATGGGGCAGAAAATATGGAGACATTCGACGTGAAATTTCCTAGAGTTTCGGATAAAATAAAGTGGAAAGACTTGTTCCCAGAATGGATTGATGAAGACGAGGTTTCGACTAAGCCTAAATGCCCAGAAATCCCAATGCCGGTTTTCGAGGAGTACGAGCAACTGGATGTGGTGGTTGCAAAGGTTCCATGTAAAAGAAGGGTTGGTTCTAGGGATGTTTTTAGGCTTCAAGTTAACTTGGTGGTGGCTAGCTTGTTGGTAAGGATCAGCGGTGGCCGCTGGAATAATAATAAACGGCCGCTGTATGCGGTGTTTATCGGCGATTGTGGGCCGATGTGGGAGATTTTCCGATGTGAAGACGTGTTATTGCATGAAGAGAATTTGTGGGTTTATAAGCCTGAGCTGAAAAGGCTGAAGCAAAAAGTTCTTATGCCTGTTGGTAGTTGTCAGCTTGCTCGTCCATTTCCAGAACAAG GGCAAGAAATTTGGAGTAAGTATGCGGCATCAGCATTTGACAAAACAATTTACAAGCCAAGAGAGGCTTATGTGACAGTTCTCCATTCCTCAGAAGCTTATGTTTGTGGAGCAATAGCTTTGGCACAAAGCATCATTCAAACTAATTCTACTAGAGACCTTGTCCTCTTAGCAGATGACTCAATTTCGTCAAAATCCCTTCTTGGCCTTAGATCAGCAGGCTGGAAAatcaagaaaatcaaaagaataagAAGTCCACATGCTGAGAAAAATGCATATAACGAATGGAATTACAGCAAGCTCAGAATATGGCAACTCAGTGAATACGATAAAGTCATATTCATCGATTCAGATTTCGTAGTTTTTAGGAACATCGATCAATTTTTCTCGTATCCAGAACTATCAGCTGCTGGAAATGATGGTTACATTTTCAATTCGGGTGTTATGATCATAGAACCATCAAAATGCAAGTTCCATAATTTAATGAACAAAAGGTTTGAAGTAGGTTCATATAATGGGGGTGATCAAGGCTTTTTAAATGAAATATTTGTGTGGTGGCATAGGTGGCCTAGTAAATTAAATACTCTCAAGATTTTTGGCAATTCGAGTCATCGCGACCTTCGCGATGATTCGTATGCTGTACATTATTTGGGACTAAAGCCATGGATGTGTTACGAAGACTATGATTGTAATTGGGATAGGGTGGAATCTCAAATTTTTGCGAGTGATTCAGCACATGAGAGGTGGTGGAAAGTGTACAAGAAAATGCCTATGGAGCTTAGGCAATATTGTGCATTGACCCCAGAAATGGATGCAAGGATAATAAAGTGGAGGGGAAGAGCCAAGAAAGCTAAATTTTCAAATGGGCATTGGAGGATTCAAGTGAAAGATCCAAGAAGAATTTCctattaa